In the genome of Photobacterium sp. TLY01, one region contains:
- a CDS encoding amino acid adenylation domain-containing protein: MKLYSIALDSKCPCSHELTNLIYELGHNIISSKPDETVSEIEDSMKVDFILKRYQPDDIDLGSRSSVYISVAHESDNEQYIVSTLAPFDGQLVLITKSVIKYGFTHNGADIHKEICTVVEQCVSLTLTRLSQGLTKDNTIPSDELVHYSEVDLHELKFWHKSNETIENGKYYQGLYEAFENTVRLFPQKAAVKFGDTSISYKELEGKVERYASNIQNLLRSGSCAEQQVIAIALPKSIELYATILAVLKINACYVPIDPEYPEDRIKNILKGSKPQLLIGKLNFETETRATSIDAIEQNTNIGTTATPFKYEENTSQNAVVIYTSGSTGVPKGVQLTHQNVVHFCHWYITETNLSYDSRCLQFTTISFDASLLDIFPTFTTGGTLIVPSSEQRHDFEQLNNLILEESVTHCFIPPAMLSAMPQYSWPSMEYIITGGDVCDSAAIDHWSGQTNLVNIYGPTECTVLATFKRLEQGCNNKVIGQPINNTQVYLINEKGEPCQTLEQGELYIAGKGVGPGYVRDINQTNERFAPIESNSKAGITYRTGDICFWDNNGDINFIGRRDNQLKIRGFRVELGEIENTILRLDLYTGCVVIADDKKQIRAFVKGPKSNVSTDQLRVKLGECLPDYMMPVLIKELQEFPYTANGKVDRKKLAEFKVRSFGTTKDEVWTKLQTELREIWAESLDVDPRAGSHFVKNYDLINVNS; encoded by the coding sequence ATGAAACTTTATTCTATTGCACTTGATAGCAAGTGTCCTTGCTCGCATGAACTAACCAATCTTATTTACGAGCTTGGTCATAACATTATTTCATCAAAACCCGACGAAACTGTTTCTGAAATTGAAGACTCAATGAAGGTCGATTTCATTCTTAAGCGTTACCAACCTGATGACATCGATTTAGGTTCAAGGTCGTCAGTGTATATTAGCGTGGCTCATGAGAGTGATAATGAACAATACATTGTTTCTACATTAGCACCATTTGACGGGCAGTTGGTGCTAATTACTAAGTCAGTCATAAAGTACGGATTCACACATAATGGGGCAGATATTCACAAAGAAATTTGTACAGTTGTAGAACAGTGTGTTTCTTTGACGCTAACACGCTTGTCACAAGGTTTAACCAAAGATAACACAATTCCTAGTGATGAATTAGTGCACTATTCAGAGGTTGACCTTCATGAATTAAAATTTTGGCACAAGTCAAATGAGACGATCGAGAACGGAAAGTATTATCAAGGTTTATACGAAGCTTTTGAAAATACGGTTAGGTTGTTCCCCCAAAAGGCAGCGGTCAAATTTGGTGATACCTCGATCTCTTACAAAGAGCTGGAAGGTAAGGTTGAAAGATATGCGTCAAATATTCAAAACCTCCTGCGTTCAGGTAGTTGTGCAGAACAACAAGTAATAGCAATCGCATTACCAAAGTCAATCGAATTATATGCAACGATTCTGGCAGTGTTAAAAATAAATGCTTGTTATGTGCCTATCGACCCCGAGTACCCTGAAGACCGAATTAAGAACATATTGAAAGGCTCCAAACCACAATTATTAATTGGGAAGTTAAATTTTGAGACAGAAACGCGAGCTACTTCAATAGACGCCATAGAGCAAAATACAAATATTGGAACAACAGCGACACCGTTTAAATACGAAGAAAACACAAGTCAAAATGCTGTGGTGATCTATACGTCAGGTTCAACGGGTGTTCCAAAAGGAGTGCAACTGACTCATCAGAATGTGGTTCATTTCTGTCACTGGTATATCACAGAAACGAATCTATCATATGATTCTCGTTGTCTTCAGTTCACAACAATTTCCTTCGACGCATCTCTATTAGATATCTTCCCTACATTTACAACTGGGGGGACACTTATTGTACCTTCATCAGAACAGCGACATGACTTCGAACAACTAAACAATTTAATCTTGGAAGAGTCAGTCACACACTGTTTCATACCACCAGCAATGTTATCGGCAATGCCGCAGTATTCATGGCCATCTATGGAATACATCATCACCGGAGGCGATGTCTGCGACAGTGCAGCGATCGATCATTGGTCCGGACAGACAAATTTGGTCAATATATATGGGCCTACTGAATGTACTGTGCTGGCTACCTTTAAACGACTAGAGCAAGGCTGCAATAACAAAGTCATTGGACAGCCAATCAATAATACTCAGGTTTACCTAATTAATGAAAAAGGCGAGCCTTGCCAGACTCTCGAACAAGGTGAATTGTATATAGCAGGGAAAGGAGTTGGACCAGGGTATGTACGAGATATTAATCAAACTAATGAACGATTTGCCCCGATTGAATCGAATTCAAAAGCAGGCATAACGTATCGGACGGGTGATATTTGCTTTTGGGACAATAATGGTGACATTAACTTTATTGGTCGTCGGGACAATCAGCTTAAAATTCGAGGATTTCGAGTTGAGCTCGGTGAGATAGAAAACACGATTCTTCGATTAGACCTTTACACAGGGTGTGTAGTTATAGCTGACGATAAAAAACAGATCAGAGCTTTTGTTAAAGGTCCGAAATCTAATGTTTCTACCGACCAATTACGCGTTAAGTTGGGCGAATGCTTACCTGATTATATGATGCCAGTATTAATCAAAGAGCTCCAAGAATTTCCTTACACGGCCAACGGTAAAGTGGACCGTAAAAAACTTGCAGAATTCAAAGTGCGATCGTTTGGTACCACCAAAGATGAAGTTTGGACTAAATTGCAAACCGAATTGAGAGAAATATGGGCTGAATCACTCGACGTTGACCCCAGGGCGGGATCGCACTTTGTTAAAAACTATGATCTAATAAACGTAAACTCTTAA